Proteins from a genomic interval of Treponema brennaborense DSM 12168:
- a CDS encoding serine/threonine protein kinase translates to MGDTPEMIGKYKILSVVAQGGMGTVYKAEHPSLKRQIIIKKLTIRGNPAVRERFKREAQILLDLHSPYIVHMYDYFTEGPYHYIALEFVDGMSLDKLIQKQTALPVEIALLVFLDACYALKYAHKKGIVHRDIKPGNILISKNAAVKLADFGIAVSDKESEDTLTQSGVTLGTPSYMPPEQFTDSKTVDCRADIYAMGVMLYETVTGTKPFPGSLSAGTLAQIQKGKYIAPEKIDASIPRTVSRLIKKMIRSNPARRYQTIEPVIAIVKRYLKEYDARLLRENLARMILSGAKPFECPQFVPRKHTLRTVLLCAAAAGIAVIGAAAAWNAGLVHKYLLRSYYTPVTVTVTLPDTASAEADLPIRAFFFKNDNDRIPEVAGSRRVLTLADVVEDDIPAAASELKRYRSKPVYVRPGNYRIKVAAGPYVWWQSLPVEKEAVSASLDLQKYAVRSISVHPIVFEAASGKRISGEPDVSVLYGAKWVPLADMDPAKLKTGNVWKFKISAAGYSEEIFSLRIDWYQDELFITAALDKRE, encoded by the coding sequence ATGGGCGATACGCCAGAGATGATCGGAAAATATAAAATTTTATCGGTAGTCGCGCAGGGCGGTATGGGCACCGTCTATAAAGCCGAACATCCGTCTTTGAAACGTCAGATTATCATCAAAAAACTGACGATCCGCGGAAATCCGGCGGTACGGGAACGGTTCAAGCGTGAAGCGCAGATTCTGCTCGATCTGCACAGTCCGTACATCGTGCACATGTACGATTATTTTACGGAAGGCCCGTATCACTATATCGCGCTGGAATTCGTGGACGGCATGTCGCTCGACAAGCTGATTCAAAAACAAACGGCACTGCCGGTTGAAATTGCACTGCTCGTTTTTCTGGACGCCTGTTACGCGCTCAAATATGCGCACAAGAAGGGAATCGTCCATCGCGACATCAAGCCCGGTAATATACTGATCTCCAAGAATGCCGCGGTAAAATTGGCCGATTTCGGGATTGCAGTCAGCGATAAAGAATCCGAAGACACGCTGACGCAATCGGGCGTAACGCTCGGCACTCCGTCGTACATGCCGCCTGAACAATTTACGGACAGTAAAACGGTGGACTGCCGCGCCGATATTTACGCGATGGGCGTCATGCTGTACGAGACGGTTACCGGAACCAAACCGTTTCCCGGTTCGCTTTCCGCCGGAACGCTCGCGCAGATTCAAAAAGGCAAATACATCGCGCCGGAAAAAATAGACGCGTCGATTCCCCGAACGGTGAGCCGGCTCATAAAAAAAATGATCCGGTCGAATCCCGCGCGCCGCTATCAGACGATAGAACCTGTCATAGCGATAGTCAAACGGTATCTGAAAGAATACGACGCGCGTCTGCTGCGCGAAAATCTTGCCAGAATGATACTTTCAGGTGCCAAACCGTTCGAGTGCCCGCAATTCGTTCCGCGCAAGCATACGCTTCGCACCGTTCTGCTGTGCGCCGCGGCGGCGGGAATAGCGGTAATCGGTGCGGCGGCTGCCTGGAACGCGGGACTGGTTCATAAATATCTGCTGCGTTCATATTACACGCCGGTAACCGTGACGGTAACGCTGCCGGATACGGCTTCCGCTGAAGCGGATTTGCCGATACGGGCGTTTTTCTTTAAGAACGACAACGACCGTATTCCCGAAGTTGCCGGCAGCCGCCGCGTGCTGACCCTCGCCGATGTCGTCGAAGACGACATCCCGGCCGCAGCTTCCGAATTGAAGCGGTACCGGTCGAAACCGGTGTATGTGCGGCCGGGAAATTACCGGATAAAAGTCGCCGCCGGGCCGTACGTGTGGTGGCAGTCGCTGCCGGTGGAAAAAGAAGCCGTTTCCGCGTCGCTCGATTTGCAAAAATACGCGGTGCGTTCGATCAGCGTGCATCCGATCGTGTTCGAGGCGGCGAGCGGTAAGCGGATCTCCGGCGAACCGGACGTTTCCGTTTTGTACGGCGCCAAATGGGTTCCGTTGGCGGATATGGATCCTGCAAAATTGAAAACGGGCAACGTTTGGAAATTTAAAATATCCGCCGCCGGCTATTCGGAAGAAATTTTTTCGCTCCGGATAGACTGGTATCAGGACGAATTGTTCATTACGGCCGCTCTCGATAAGCGGGAATGA
- a CDS encoding FHA domain-containing protein — MQDNTIITTSKVGQRLEMLADTDKVSYLMFNNNKIKLVAKISIGRAPENNIIIDNKLASRHHALIQKIKDAYFLKDENSTNGTFLNGRRIPSDKYVKLNSGDKITIGNANLIIS, encoded by the coding sequence ATGCAGGATAATACGATAATCACGACGAGCAAAGTCGGTCAACGGCTTGAGATGCTGGCGGACACCGATAAAGTTTCTTATCTGATGTTCAATAATAATAAGATCAAATTGGTTGCCAAAATATCGATCGGGCGCGCGCCTGAAAACAACATCATCATCGATAATAAATTGGCGAGCCGTCATCACGCGCTGATCCAGAAGATCAAGGACGCGTATTTTTTGAAAGACGAAAACAGCACGAACGGAACGTTTTTGAACGGGCGGCGCATTCCGTCCGATAAATACGTAAAGCTGAACTCCGGTGATAAAATCACCATCGGCAACGCGAATCTGATCATATCCTGA
- the ruvC gene encoding crossover junction endodeoxyribonuclease RuvC, whose product MKNNSPAFNPLPGTQKTGAENSGFFIRAEERTRRVLGIDPGLASTGYGVVESCGNRYRLVAYGVIETPASAPRGERLLAIYSRLCAVLDEWQPREAGMETLYFAKNVSSAMAVAEARGVATLCLAQHCVPLGEYTPNTIKLSVTGTASAGKKLVQEYVRLLLGLEAPPEPDHAADALAAAITHLHSARV is encoded by the coding sequence GTGAAGAATAATTCACCTGCGTTCAATCCCCTGCCGGGGACGCAAAAAACCGGAGCCGAAAACTCCGGTTTTTTTATACGCGCGGAGGAACGGACACGCCGCGTGCTCGGTATAGATCCGGGCCTCGCTTCCACCGGATACGGCGTAGTCGAAAGCTGCGGGAACCGCTACCGGCTCGTTGCGTACGGAGTGATCGAAACACCCGCTTCCGCGCCGCGCGGTGAGCGGCTGCTCGCCATTTATTCCCGTCTGTGCGCGGTATTGGACGAATGGCAGCCGCGGGAGGCCGGGATGGAGACGCTCTATTTTGCCAAAAACGTGTCGAGCGCGATGGCCGTTGCCGAAGCGCGCGGCGTTGCGACGCTGTGTCTGGCGCAGCATTGCGTGCCGCTCGGCGAATACACGCCTAATACGATAAAACTGTCGGTAACGGGAACCGCTTCGGCAGGTAAAAAACTGGTACAGGAATACGTGCGGCTCCTTTTGGGCCTTGAAGCTCCCCCCGAACCGGATCACGCCGCCGACGCGCTCGCCGCAGCCATAACGCATCTGCATTCGGCGCGCGTTTGA
- a CDS encoding YebC/PmpR family DNA-binding transcriptional regulator codes for MSGHSKWATIKHAKGAADAKRGQLFTKFIKEISIAARMGGGDPGSNPRLRTAMLKARAANMPKDNIERAIKKGTGELGGAIFEEKLYEGYGPGGVAILVEVLTDNNNRAAANVRNIFSKTGGNLGATGSVAYMFNRKGVIEYDAEAVSEDEVMEAALEAGAEDIVSEDGVVTVTTDPSAFESVLEALQNKGYESVSAEVAMVPDMYSAIDMETATKVQKLIDRLEEDDDVQNVYSNAEYPEGFGEE; via the coding sequence ATGTCTGGACACAGTAAATGGGCGACGATCAAACACGCCAAAGGCGCCGCCGACGCAAAACGCGGTCAGTTGTTTACAAAGTTTATTAAAGAGATTTCTATTGCAGCTCGTATGGGCGGCGGCGATCCCGGATCGAATCCGCGCCTGCGTACCGCCATGCTGAAAGCCCGTGCGGCGAACATGCCGAAAGATAATATCGAACGGGCAATCAAAAAAGGTACCGGTGAACTCGGCGGTGCCATATTTGAAGAAAAACTGTACGAAGGTTACGGACCGGGCGGAGTGGCCATTCTGGTCGAAGTTCTGACCGACAACAACAACCGTGCGGCTGCGAACGTCCGCAATATTTTTTCAAAGACCGGCGGAAACTTGGGCGCGACCGGTTCCGTTGCGTACATGTTCAACCGCAAGGGCGTTATCGAATACGATGCGGAAGCGGTCAGTGAAGACGAAGTCATGGAAGCGGCGCTTGAAGCGGGTGCGGAAGATATCGTCAGCGAAGACGGCGTCGTAACCGTTACGACCGATCCGTCCGCGTTTGAAAGCGTTTTGGAAGCGCTGCAGAATAAGGGATACGAATCGGTTTCCGCGGAAGTCGCGATGGTTCCCGACATGTATTCGGCCATCGATATGGAAACGGCGACGAAAGTGCAGAAACTGATCGATCGGCTTGAAGAAGACGACGACGTTCAGAACGTGTACAGTAACGCCGAATATCCGGAAGGATTCGGTGAAGAATAA